TGACAGCAACAAGGATGCGCTTGAACTGGTCCGTTTGCTGAAGGGCATTCCGGCCAAGATCAACCTGATTCCGTTCAATCCCTGGCCGGGGTCGGAATATGAGTGTTCGGACTGGGAACGCATCGAGGAATTCGCCGACATCGTCAATCGAGCCGGCTATGCCTCACCGATCCGCACGCCGCGCGGCCGCGATATTTTCGCCGCCTGCGGTCAGCTCAAATCGGCCTCGGAGCGCATGCGCAAGAAGGATCGTGAGGCCCTTGCCGCCTCCTGAAAAATGTCGGGATCTAAAAAAGAAAGCGGCGCCCGGGGCGCCGCTTTTTTTGTTGCGCTTCTCAGGCTGCGGCAACATTGCTGAGGAAGTCGCTTACGGACGTGTTCAGCGCTCTGAGTTTTTCCGCAGCTTCCTGAGTTGCCCGGTCGACCGTTTCTGCCGAATGCGCGGTTGATTCCACCGCGGAGCTGACATTCGACATGTTGTCGCTGGCTGACTTTGTCCCGGACGATGCTTCCGACGCACTGCGGCTGATTTCGCCGGTTGCCGCATCCTGCTGCTGCACCGCAGCTGCAATCGACGCGGTGTTCTCGTTGGCCTTTTCCATGACGGCGGCAATGCCTTCGATCGCGGCAACCGCCTGCTCGGTCGCAACCTGGATCTCGGAGATCTGAGAGGAAATCTCCTCGGTCGCCTTGGAGGTCTGGGTTGCCAGTTCCTTGACCTCCGCAGCGACGACCGCAAAGCCCTTGCCGGCCTCGCCGGCCCGAGCCGCTTCGATCGTGGCGTTCAGCGCCAGAAGGTTGGTCTGTTCGGCAATCGCCTGGATCAGGCCAATGACCTCACCAATCCGCGCCGATCCGGAAGACAGCATCTCCATCTTTTTGGTGCTGGCATGGGTCTGGTTGGTGGCGTCCGCAATGACGCGCGTCGTTTCTTCCACGCGCTGACCGATTTCGGAAATCGACGACGACAGTTCTTCGGTTGCCGCTGCGACCAGCTGCACATTGCCCGAAGCCTGTTCCGTGGCCGAGGCCGCACTGTTGACCTCCTGGGAGGCGTCGCCGGCGGTAACCATCATCGACGAGGCCGTCGACTGCATATCGCTCATCGCCGCATCGACCGCCCCCAGCATGTCGGACGACTGTTCGCGGAAACTCTGAATGAGCGTTTCGACACGATGCTGGCGCTCGGTCCGTTGCTGCTCTTCCTGCAGGCGGATTTCTTCAAGACGGGCCTGCTCTGCAACACCATCCCGGAATCCGGCAATCGCCGCTGCAATTTCGCCGACTTCATCCTTGCGTTCGGCCTCGGCGAATTCCACGCTGACATCTCCACCGGCCAGCTTGACCGCGCTTTGCACCAGATTGCGGATCGGCGTGACGATTGACCGTGCCGCCATCCAGCCAACACCGGTCATGACGGCGAAGATCGCAAGGCAGATAAGAGCGATGTTGTTGCGAAGGGCTGCGACCGGCGCGAGGATTTCTTCATGCGCCTCGGTCGCAACCACTGCAAGATTGGCCCCCTGAAACTCCAACGGCACCGCCGCCGCCAGGAAGTCGCCATCCCGGAAATTGTCCAGGTCACCAACCGCGACCTGGCCCGCCAGGGCCCGGTCGACAATCTCCGCGTCCAGGCTCGCCTGGAGAATGTCGTTTTTGTCCGGTGTCTTGGCCGAATCGTTGCGGAACAGTTTGTCGGCACCCAGCACGATCGCTTCGCCACTTTCCCCCAGCCCGCTCGTGGATGCCATGATGCTGTTGATGTTGTCGATCGGCATCTGGAACACCAGGACGCCAATCTTCTTGCCGTCCTCCATCACCGGCGTGGAAATGAAACTGGCCGGCGCATCCGCACTTGGTGCGTAGGGTTTGAAGTCAAAGAAGTGAATGCTACCCGAGGCACCGGAGTTGGCCGCCCGGAAGGCATTGCCCAGGTCCGTATCCTTGTACTTGCCGCTGACAAGGTTGGTCGCGTAATCGAGTTCCTTGAAGACCGTGTAGATCAGCGACCCGTCTTCGGCGAACAGGAAAATATCGTAATAGCCCCGCGTTTTCAGCATTGTGCGGAACCAGGGATGGTATTTGGCATGTGCCTGGTCATAGACGCCGTCGCCAGCGCTCATCAGCGCATCTTTTTTGCCAAGCGGATGCGGATTGTCGTGAATATAGGCGCTCTGCAGAACAGATTGCGCCTTTCCGTCCTGCGCCTCCCAGGCGGCGTTGAAGTCTTTCAGGGCGGCCGCGACGAAGGGGCTTGCCGCAGTAACCTTCAGGTCCTGAACTATGGACTCTAGATAATGTGACAGGTCCTGGGCTCGGGTCTGCGCAAGCGCCTCAAGGCGAAGCTCAGCCTGTTCCTCCATGTCGGCCGAGCTCACCCAGTAGGCAAGTCCGCCAACGGCAAGAGCGGCCACAACGGAACATCCTGCGATGATTGCCGGCAGGCGAAAGCTGAGTTTGGTTATCTGGAAGGCCATGGTCCGCTCGCGAATTGATATCTCTTTTCACAAGCGTCGTGCCATTCAATTGCTGGAGAGTTAATTCCAATTGATTTACTTCATAAAATCAAAAATAGGCAATTGATCAGATTTTTTATAATTACCCTAGGTAGAGAATTTCTGAAAAAATGCACTGGAATCATAAAATTCAGCACATCAATAATTGCAAAATTCTATCCCTGGCTTTGCTTCGTGGAAAAAGTACCTATAGGCGAAGTCTTTCCTGCCGACGACCAATTGGCACAAAACCCGATGGAGACTTTAAAAAAGTTGAGGCCGCCCGGAGGCGGCCTCTCGTTGATTATGTCCGCTCAGGTCAGACCAGACCGTTTTTGGCGAGCGGAAGTGAGGTCACCCATTCGTCCTTGGCGGCCGCAATGGCGTTGGCGACGGCCGGGCCGATCGGCGGCGTGCCGGGCTCACCGATGCCGGTAGGTGCTTCGTTTGAGGCGACGATGTGTACCTCGACCTCCGGCATGTCGGAGATCCTGAGCGACTCGTAGGTGTCGAAGTTGGTCTCTTCGACAAAGCCGTCGGCGAGCGTCACCTGGTTGCGCAGGATGGCGCCGAGACCGTAGCCGATACCACCCTCCACCTGGGCCCGGATATTGTCCGGGTTGATCGGTGTGCCGCAATCGACGGCAGCCACGACCTTCTCGACCTTGACGGTGCCGTCGTCGCGCAGAGATATCTCAGCAACTTCCGCAACGTAGGAGCCGAAGGATTTGTGAACGGCGACACCGCGATGACGGCCCTCCACAGGCGGTGTGTCCCAACCGGCTTTTTCAGCCGCCAGCTTCAGGACATTGGCCTTGCGCGGGTCGTCCTTCAGAAGTTCCAGGCGCAGGGCAACCGGATCCTTGCCGGTTTCACGGGCAATGCGGTCCATCACCGTTTCCATGACATAGGCCGTGTGAGTGTGCCCCACGGAGCGCCACCACAGAACCGGCACCTGGGTCTCCTGGAAGGCCTGGTCCATGTTCATCAGCGGAAACGCATAGGTCGTGTCATGCGCGCCCTCGGTCATGTTGTGATCGACGCCGTCCTTCATCAGCATCGCTTCGAAGGGCGTGCCCTTGACGATCGACTTGGCGGCCATGTTGTACTTGACCGCGGTGACATTGCCGGCATCGTCCAAACCGACCTTGACCTTGTGCGCAGACATCGGCCGGTAGTAGCCGCCCGCCATGTCGTCTTCGCGGGTCCAGACGATCTTCACCGGGTTCAGATCCATGCCCGCCGCCTGCATGGCCTTGACCAGCAGGCAGGCTTCTGCAACCGGATGGGCATCGGCTTGCGCCCGGCGGCCGAAGGAGCCACCGGCCCAAAGCGTGTTGATCTTCACCTTCTCGAAGGGAACGCCCAGGATGGTGGCAGCGACATTGTGGTCGATGGTCTGGATCTGAGACCCGAGCCAGAGTTCCGCGGTTTCGCCATCATAGTGAAGTGCAACATCCAGCGGTTCCATGGCACCATGGGCCAGGAACGGGAAGTCATAATCCATCTCGATAACCTTCGCCGACGCTTTCAGCGCGGCATCGACGTCGCCATCCTCGCGGACTTTCACACCCGGCTTGGTGGTCATGTCTTTCAGCTCAGTGAACATGGCATCGCTCGACCGGGTCTCGGCCGCGCTGTCGTCCCACTCGATCTCGAGAAGCTCGCGCGCCTTGATGGCCGGCCAGGTGGATTCGGCAATCACCGCAATCCCGTTCGGGATCTGCAGAACGTTGACCACGCCCGGCACAGCCAGCGCTTCGGTGGCGTCAAACGACTTCACCATGCCGCCGAAACGCGGAGACCGGGCGACCGTTGCCACGAGCAGATCATCGCGCTGGAAGTCCATCGTATAGGTGTTTGGCGAACCGACGGTCTTGTTCTTCACGTCAAGACGCGGGAACGACTTGCCGATATAGACCCACTGATCGGGCGTCTTGAGCGCCGGTTCGGCCGGCACGTCTTCCTTGGCAGCCAGACCGGCGAGTTCACCGAATGTCGCCGACTTGCCGGACGGATGCGAGACAACGCCCTGCGACACGGTGATTTCAGCGGCCGGAACGCCCCAGTCCTTGGCAGCTGCTGCGACGAGCATCGCCTTGGCAGCGGCACCGGCCTGACGGTACTGCATGAAGGAATTCGGCATGGCGGTGGAACCGCCGGTGCCCTGAACGCCGAACAACGTATTGGCATAGACCTGCGGGTTGGACGGCGCAAACTCGACGGAGACCTGCTCCCAGGAGGCATCAAGTTCGTCCGCGACCAGTGTGGACAGACCGGTTGCCGTACCCTGCCCCTTGTCCAGGTGCTTGGACAGGACAACGACCGTGTTGTCTGGCCGGATATGCACGAAGGGTTGCGCGAATTCGCCTTCAGCGGCTTCGGCGACGGACCGCGGCAGGTTCATGCCGATGACAAGGCCACCGATTGCACCGGCGGACAGTTTCAGGAAAGACCGGCGAGACGGCTTGGCGGCTTCAAGCGGCTGTTTCAGAAGATGCAGCATGGATCAGCCCTCCATCTTGTCGGCGGCGACATGGATCGCCTTGCGGATACGGGCATAAGTGGCGCAGCGGCAGACATTGCCGTCCATGGCTGCGTCGATGTCTTCATCGGTCGGCTTCGGCGTTTCGGCCAGAAGCGCGGTCGCGGCCATGATCTGGCCGGACTGGCAATAGCCGCATTGCGGAACGTCGAGTTCGTTCCAGGCGGCCTGGACGGCCTTGGCCGCCTTGTCGTTGATGCCTTCAATGGTTGTGATCTCGGCCCCTTCCAGGTCGCCGACGAAGGTCTGGCAGGAGCGGATCGGCACACCGTCCCAATGGACGGTGCAGGCACCGCAGGCTGCAATGCCGCAACCGAACTTGGTGCCGGTCAGGCCCAGCTCATCGCGCAGGGCCCACAGCAGCGGGCTTTCGGGGTCGGCGTCAAGCGTACGCGTTTCCCCATTGATTTTGAGGGTAACAGACATGAGGAGGCGGCTCCTTTGGCTGGCCTTATCTGGCTAAAGGAAGTAAACTACACAGTGCAGTTTAATCACTGGCTGCGCGTCTGTAAACGCCCTAGTTTACATAGGGCGCGTTTTTTGGGATGAAAGAGCGGGGGCTCAGATACCTGAGAGAAAGGCAATTTCGCAGAGAACCGGGAAAGACATGTCCGTATCCGACCAGAAAAAAAAGCAGATTGTTGAGGCGGCCATCGCTGAATTCCAGGAAAAGGGCTACGCGGGCGCCAGCATGGACCGGATTTCCGAACGGGCCCAGGTGTCCAAGCGCACGGTCTACAATCACTTCGACAGCAAGGAAGTGCTGTTCAAGGCGATCAACCAGTGCCTGGCCGACCAGATCAATTCCGCCCTGGAACTCCCCTACGACCCGGACCTGCCGATCCGCGACGCCCTGATCCGCCTCGGCTGGGCGGAAGGCGAACTGATGATCAATCCCTGTTTCATGAGCCTTGCCCGCATGATCATGAGCGAGACCATCCGCGACCCGGAGCTTGCCGAGGACATGAACCAGCGCATGACCAAGCTGGTTGTTTTTACCGAATATGTCGAGCGGGCCACCAGGGAAGGCAAGCTCAGAACAGACAATCCGGAAGTCGCTGCCGCGCAGTTCCTCGGCCTGATCAAGTCCCGCGCCTTCTTCCCGAACATCCATATCGGCCGGGTGCCGGAGCGGGAAGAAGTTTCCAACATCATCGAGGAAAGCGTCGACATGTTCCTGGCGCGCTATGGGGTCAAAGAAACGGTCTGAAACTGAAGCTTCCTCCCGCATCCCAGACCATCCATTGAGCATTCCTGCATTGAGCACACCACAGTCCGATACTCTCCTCCTCGCACCGGATCCGATCAAGGAACGGCTTCATGCATTTGGCCTGCCGACTATTTTCCTCTTCACGATTGGTGTCGGGCTGCTTCACCTGGTAAACGGCGTCAAGATAGGCTTCATGTTCTACTTGCTGGTCGGCGCCGTAATCTACTGTTTCGGCTTTCGCCTGCTGCGTGGCATCCCTGCGGAAGGTCACCTGGAACTCACCCGCGAAGGCCTCACTCTGATTGTAGATGGCAACAAGCGCTTTCACCGTTGGCAAGACTTGTCCCGGGTGACCCTCTTGGAAAAGACCTCGCAGGATGAAAACGGCAGGGAACACGTCGTTTCCCACTTTCTTGCGGCACGCCGCTTGAATCCTGATTGCATGGATCCTGATGGCCCGACAACGGAATACGTTGCCGATTTTCTTGTCCCCATCGATTTGTACATAACTCACCACCGTTTTTCCGGTCGAACGGAGAAACAGGAAGCTGCCTGCAAGTCGGCTCCCGACCTCGCCAACACGGTCAACGCCTGGCGAGACTTTGCCCTCAATCTGGAAATTGGCGCGATCCCCACTCCGATTGTTCAGACTGACAATCGGAATCTGAGAGATCTTGCCCGGAAGACCTCTCCCAATGAACAGGCCAAGGCGAACGACACAAAAATTGCAATGCTGGACCGCCGCCGGAAACAGGCCTATGCGGCTCTCTGCCTCCATGCCTTTTGCAAGGAACGGGACATCAACGATCCGGCTGCGCAGCAACTGATCACCCATCTTCTCAGAGTTCTGACCAGCGCGAACTTGCCTGAATGGGAAAGCGCAGGTGCCGTCCTCGAAGTGACCGGCAGAGGTGATCCACTGCCCACCGCGCTGGTTGAACGACATTCCGACAATGACCTCACCGACTTTCAACACCTCGCGGACCTTTGCGTCGAAGTCGGTCTTGTCGACATGTATGGCGATTGCACCGATCAGCCAGACCAGTGTCTGTCCGCCTGTCTTTCCTTCCTGGAAACCCGAGCCATTCCGGCGCCCACGGTTGCGCCACTGGCGACACTTCATAATGATGCAAAAGGATGGGGAAGCCCCATATCCGAGGCTGCATTTCAAAGGTTCCTCGGTGCGATCAGAATAGCCAATCAAGTTTGAACGGTGAACTCCCGACACCGTATGTCACAAAAAAGAACGCTCCAGGTGAGCCAGGATTGACGATTTCTTCCAGGCTGACTGGATGATGCGAACTTGGGGTCCGGAACACCGGCCGTGCGGCAGTGAAACACTGCCACCCGCACCGCCTCTTTCTTGTCATCCCCGCGAAGGCGGGGACCCAGTAACCGCCAGATTCATTGATTGTCTCCCGCCGCTGCAGCGTACTGGATCCCGGATCTCCGCTGCGCTGCGTCCGGGATGACAAAATCGGAGGGGAGTAACGCGTGTTGTCCGCACAGAAGGCTTGCTGTGCCGCCGCATCACCCCTTTTCGGCAACCGGCTTTTCCAGCAACTGGCCCCAACGTGTCCGCTCCGCCATCTGCTCGCGGGTCTTGTCCGAGATCAGGCCCTTGACGTTTTCCGGCACCCAGCCCCCGCCGAGCCCCTTGTAGACCGCGATCAGGTTGGTGAGCACATTCGCTTCCGCCGCGATCAGCCGCTCTTCGGCGACCAGCAGGCTCTTCTGGGCGTCGACCACCCGGTTATAGGAGGCCGTGCCGTCCTCATATTGGGCATCGACCTCGCCGACCGCTTCGCGCGCCGCCCGGACGCTGCGACGCAGATAGACCGCCTGCTGCTTGGAGCGCAGAAAACCCGTCAGCGCATTTTCCACTTCCGAATAGGCGGACAGCACCGTGTTTTCATAGTTGAGCAGGGTTTCCTGGAACTTGGCGTCCTGCACCCGGACATTGTTCTGGATACGGCCGTAATTCAGGAAATTCCAGGAAAAGCCAGGATTGATGAACCCCGCCGTGGTGCCGTTGTTGAAGAGATTGGAAAAATCATCTGCCCGGACGCCGATCGCGCCGGAGATGGTGAAGGCCGGAAAGAGATCCGCCTTGGCAACGCCGATCTGGGCTGACTGGGCTGCCGCCACATATTCCGCGTAGCGAATGTCCGGCCGGCGGCGCAGCATGTCTGCCGGCACACCGATGGCAACTTCGGCCGGCACGCGCGGAAATCTTGCCTTTGAACCGATCCGCGATTTCATGCTGCCAGGCGCTTCGCTCACAAGCAGGCTGAGTGCGTTCAAGGCCTGGGCGAGTTCGGCTTCATAGCCTGGAATGCTGGACAGCGTGTTGTTGTAGAGGACCGTCGCCTCGTTGACGTCGAGCTTGGTCGCCGCACCGTTTTCCAGCCGCAACCGTGTGATGTCGAGCGACTTCTTCTGCAGGGCCGCATTGCGACGCGCCGCGGCAATCAGCTGCTGCAATTCACGCACGGTGATATAGGTTGCGGCAATGTCGCCGGTCAATGTCACCAGCGCATCGTCGTAGGAGGCAATGCTGGCTTTCAGATTGGCGTCCGCCGACTGGACATCCCTGCGGATCTTGCCCCAGATATCGATTTCCCAGCCGGCATCGAAGCCGACATCGACCCGGGTGATGTGATCGTTGACGAGACCGATCCGTTCCAGGTCGCGGACAAACGGATCCTTGGCACTGAAGCGGATGCTTTTGGAGCTGCCGTTGATTTCCTGCACCTGCGGGAAGAGCTCGCCCCGCGCGATGCCGAGCTGCGCCCTTGCCTGATAGACCCGGACACCGGCCGCCTGCAGACCGACATTCTGGCGGTAGGCCTCAGCTATCAGGCTGTTGAGCGTGTCATCCCTGAAGACATGCCACCACGGCACGGAATGCGCGCTGCGACTGGTGAAGCCGGTGCGGCTGTCAACGGGAAGGTTGGCGCCCTTGCTCCAGCTGTCGAGCACAGGCGCATCCGGCCGCTCGAAATCCGGCCCCACCATGCAGCCACCGACAAGCAGCGCGCTGCCAAGAATTGCCCATCTTGCCGTTTTCTGAAAAAGCCCCATCCCCACACTCACACGTCGAACGGCACGATGAAATTGACCCAGGTATAGAGCCGCATGTTGACCCGCCGCAGCACGGCCACCCAGTCGCCGCCGCCACCGGTGTAGATCGCCGCGGCACCATGGGCGCCGGCCGGATAGCGCTTCAGCGCCGGATCGTCATCGAGATGGATTTCCACCGCGAAACGCCCCTGCGGGCTCATGAAGATGAATTCCGGCACCCGACCCCGCGGAATGATCTGCCCCTGGCCGGTGCCGTCCCAGATCGAGGTCACCTTGCCGGTGAAGATCTGGCCCGGATAGATATCGAGCGCGACTTCCACCGGCATGCCCGGCTCCACGAATTTCAGGTGTTCCTGATAGAAGGTCGCCAGAAAGTAGGGATCGGCGTCCGCCACGAAGGCGGCGATCGAACCGACCCGGAACCCGCCAACCACGAGGCCCGGTCGCGCCTGCTGCGAGATGATCACTCCGTCTTCGGGGGCGTAGATCGTGGTCTGATCGACATAGTATTGTGCCTGGTCGACCTGCGCCTGCGCAGCGGCAACCTGGGCGTTGACCCCGTCATATTGCGCATCGGCGGCAAGCTGCGCCTTTTTCAAATTAGCTTCACCCTCCGCGACCTGGGCCTGGGCTGCTGCCAGCTGCGCCGACCATTTGTCGAGCGTTTCCTGTTTTGCACCACCACGCGGCACCAGATCCGTATAGCGCTTGACCTGCTCGGACGCATATTGCTCGTTGGCCTCGGCCTGCAACAGGGCATCCCGCGCCACTTCGATGTCTTCCTGAAGGATCAGCGCATTTTGCTGCGCACTTGCCAGGTTTGCCTGCGCTTCCAGGAGCTGGGCTTCATACAGCGTTTTTTCGAACTGGTAGAGCTTGTCGCCCTTCTTGACCTTCTGGTTCTGCGCGACAAACACTTCTTTCAGAACTGTCGGGTGCGGCAGGCGCGGTGCTATCTGGATCGTCTGCCGGATCACGTGACCGTCAATCGTGTAGGGGGTGAAGAAGCGCAGGAAAACAACGAGCAGAAAGAGCACGTGGAAGCCCACCCAGAACGTGACCACGCCCCAGGCGATGTTGAATTTCAGCCATTGAAACTTGTAGAAAACCAGCCACGCGAACAGCGCATAGGCCGCCAGGATCAGAAGCGCGATGGTCATGTGGTCGCCCCGCCCTCAGGCCTGGCGGGTGGCAGATCATCCGCTTCAACCTCAGACAGGGTCGCGGGCACCTCTTCTTCTTCCAAGCTGTTGGTCACCTCTGACGAGCCCTTTTCCGCCGCCGCGTCTCCCGCCACGGCAACCTTCGGCAGCTTGCGCACATCGACCGTCATGGAATCGTGGTAGGCCCAGATCAGGGCGTGGATCCAGGGAAAGACGGTGAAGAGCCCGATCCAGCCGCCGAGTTTCACTGATTCCGCATGCGGGTGATTACGCTTTTCCGCAAGCTTGCCCGGCAGACCGCCCAATGTGATCATGGCGTAAAAAAAGGCGATCACGACCGCCAGCAGGATCACGAAGGTCAGGTAGTCGTATTTGTCCAGCTCGAAATCGATCAGGCCCATAGCGCATCCAGCACCAACAAGTTGTTCTTTTACATCTTGTTAATACCCTCCGCTGCCTCGCGGTCAATTGCAAGCGGGATCTCAAGACCACACAGGCTGTGAACTGTCGCTGGCGTGCAACGCAACCAGCGACCATTTGAGCCGCCCGAAGGGCTTGCGCGGCGCAAAGAACCGGCTAAATTGCCGCAAATTTTCCAACCGCGCGGGCACGCGCCCCAAGAACAACGAACTGGACCTTCCCTAAATGGCGTATGGTGACATCAAGAAAGTCGTGCTGGCCTATTCCGGCGGCCTCGACACATCGATCATCCTGAAATGGCTGCAGACGGAACTTGGCTGCGAAGTGGTGACCTTCACCGCCGATCTCGGCCAGGGCGAAGAGCTGGAACCGGCGCGCAAGAAGGCCGAGATGCTCGGCATCAAGGAAATCTACATCGACGATCTGCGCGAGGAATTCATCCGCGACTTCGTCTTTCCGATGTTCCGCGCCAACGCCGTTTATGAAGGCGTCTACCTGCTCGGCACATCCATTGCCCGTCCGCTGATTTCCAAGCGCCTGATCGAGATTGCCGAGGAAACCGGGGCCGACGCCATTGCCCATGGCGCAACCGGCAAGGGCAACGACCAGGTGCGCTTCGAACTCTCCGCCTATGCGCTCAACCCGGATATCAAGGTGATCGCACCGTGGCGGGATTGGAGCTTCAAGTCGCGCACCGATCTGCTCGACTTTGCCGAAAAGCACCAGATCCCGGTGCCGAAGGACAAGCGCGGCGAAGCCCCGTTCTCCGTCGACGCCAACATGTTGCACTCCTCTTCGGAAGGCAAAGTGCTCGAAGATCCGGCGGAAGAAGCTCCAAACTACGTCTTCCAGCGCACGGTCGACCCGACCGAGGCACCGGATGTCGTCACCGAAATCGAGATCGGTTTTGAAAAAGGCGATGCCGTCTCCCTTAACGGCGAGAAGATGTCGCCGGCGACCCTCTTTGCCAAGCTCAACGATTATGGCCGCGACAACGGCATCGGCCGTCTCGACATGGTTGAGAACCGCTTTGTCGGTATGAAGAGCCGCGGCATCTACGAGACCCCGGGCGGCACCATCCTCTTGACCGCCCACCGGGCGATGGAATCGATCACGCTCGACCGTGGCGCCTCGCACTTGAAAGACGAGTTGATGCCGCGCTACTCGGAACTGATCTATAACGGCTTCTGGTTCTCGCCGGAGCGCGAGATGCTGCAGGCCCTGATCGACAAGAGCCAGGAACACGTCACCGGCACCGTCAAGCTGAAGCTCTACAAGGGCAATGTCATCCTGGTCGGCCGCGCCTCCCCCTATTCGCTCTACTCCGAAGAGCTGGTCACCTTCGAGGACGACCAGGGCGCCTACGACCAGAAGGATGCCGCCGGCTTCATCAAACTGAACGCCCTGCGCCTGCGCACGCTGGCCAAACGCGACCGGATCGGCTGAGAGACCTGACCATGAACGGACCGGCGGCTGCAGCGTTGACAGAATGGCTCGCGGCCGCCGGTTTTTTGTGCCTCGGCGGTTTCAATGCGTCGGATGACATCGTCCTGCCACCGCAGACAAACGGCACACCTGCCCAGTCGCTCCTCCTGATCGGCAGCACCGGCCCCTCCGTCTGGCCGAAACTTTCGACAAGCCCCGAAGCCGCTGATGGCGGCGCTGATCCGCTCGACCGCTACACGCGGCGTGCCCTGACGGAGATCGCGGCTGCCGAAGGCCTGGGTGTTGTTTTTCCGTTTGACGGCCCGCCCTATCACCCGTTCCAGCAATGGGCGAAAAGATGCGGCGGCTTTTCCCAAAGTCCCATGGGTGTTCTCGCGCATCATGAATTCGGCCCCTGGGCGGGCTTTCGGGCCGCCTTTCTTTCCGGTGAGCATTTGAAGTCCGAGCAGGGCACCGGCGCTTCCGGTCCCTGTGAGACCTGCCAGGACAAACCCTGCATCAACGCCTGCCCGGCCGGGGCTCTGTCCGTGGAAACCGGATATGACGTGCCGAAATGCCGGGACCATCTGTCGAAAAGCCGGGATCTCGACTGCTGGTCCGGCTGCCTGGCGCGCCGGGCCTGCCCTTTCGGCGGCGAGCATCGTCAGACGCCAGACATTGCCCGCTATCACATGGAACGCTTCGCTGCGCTCTAGAAGTCCGGTGCGGCAGCGGACATGGAAGCGGTCAATGTCTTTGAGCTTCGTTTCGGCGAGAGGTGAAGCCAGGCCACCTTGTCGGGCTGGAACTGTTCGCGGCCGCTGCGCGTGAACAGGGGCGGGTGATGATCACCGACCAACAGGATTTCCGTGTCCCCAATGCTGTCGCTTAACGCCATGTCCCGCACTAGGTGAGACACATTCAGCCACTGTTCGCTCATGAGACACAATTCGCGATCCTCGAACACCCCGCCATCCTCGCAGGACAAGCGCGCCGGCACCTCTCCCGGCTGAACCGGCTTGTGGGAGTTGAGCGTGAGCCAATATACGAATTTCGGCTCCCCACCGTCTTCTGCAAGATAGGCTTTAACCGCCTCTGCCACATCGCCGTCGCACAGGCCGCGAAAGGTCAGTCCGCAGTGACGACGTGCGTCGCCAGGCGGAA
This genomic interval from Labrenzia sp. VG12 contains the following:
- a CDS encoding HlyD family secretion protein produces the protein MTIALLILAAYALFAWLVFYKFQWLKFNIAWGVVTFWVGFHVLFLLVVFLRFFTPYTIDGHVIRQTIQIAPRLPHPTVLKEVFVAQNQKVKKGDKLYQFEKTLYEAQLLEAQANLASAQQNALILQEDIEVARDALLQAEANEQYASEQVKRYTDLVPRGGAKQETLDKWSAQLAAAQAQVAEGEANLKKAQLAADAQYDGVNAQVAAAQAQVDQAQYYVDQTTIYAPEDGVIISQQARPGLVVGGFRVGSIAAFVADADPYFLATFYQEHLKFVEPGMPVEVALDIYPGQIFTGKVTSIWDGTGQGQIIPRGRVPEFIFMSPQGRFAVEIHLDDDPALKRYPAGAHGAAAIYTGGGGDWVAVLRRVNMRLYTWVNFIVPFDV
- a CDS encoding DUF3302 domain-containing protein; protein product: MGLIDFELDKYDYLTFVILLAVVIAFFYAMITLGGLPGKLAEKRNHPHAESVKLGGWIGLFTVFPWIHALIWAYHDSMTVDVRKLPKVAVAGDAAAEKGSSEVTNSLEEEEVPATLSEVEADDLPPARPEGGATT
- a CDS encoding argininosuccinate synthase, translated to MAYGDIKKVVLAYSGGLDTSIILKWLQTELGCEVVTFTADLGQGEELEPARKKAEMLGIKEIYIDDLREEFIRDFVFPMFRANAVYEGVYLLGTSIARPLISKRLIEIAEETGADAIAHGATGKGNDQVRFELSAYALNPDIKVIAPWRDWSFKSRTDLLDFAEKHQIPVPKDKRGEAPFSVDANMLHSSSEGKVLEDPAEEAPNYVFQRTVDPTEAPDVVTEIEIGFEKGDAVSLNGEKMSPATLFAKLNDYGRDNGIGRLDMVENRFVGMKSRGIYETPGGTILLTAHRAMESITLDRGASHLKDELMPRYSELIYNGFWFSPEREMLQALIDKSQEHVTGTVKLKLYKGNVILVGRASPYSLYSEELVTFEDDQGAYDQKDAAGFIKLNALRLRTLAKRDRIG